In one window of Henckelia pumila isolate YLH828 chromosome 1, ASM3356847v2, whole genome shotgun sequence DNA:
- the LOC140874120 gene encoding uncharacterized protein has protein sequence MINRIEGQLTHLRRIIDAGDYQCVVNLRMKWNAFGRLCFLLTNIGGVVHSRYVSVEENIAMFLSILAHHKKNRVAGHDYMRSGQTISAHFHEVLNAMLKLYKILLVKPTAVDENCTNDTWKWFKGCIGALDGTHIQVHVPSRDKPKYRNRKGTITVNVLGVCDRNMNFIHAFTGWERSAADARVLRDSLTRDDSFKVPREMSHDPLDEVEEDVGSPVCETEHSYITTLESSNAWDDWRDQFAMEMWNTFGN, from the exons ATGATAAATAGAATTGAGGGCCAATTGACCCATTTACGTAGGATTATTGATGCCGGAGATTACCAATGCGTTGTCAACTTGAGAATGAAATGGAACGCATTTGGAAGGTTGTGTTTCTTGCTTACTAACATAGGGGGTGTCGTTCATTCGAGATACGTGTCAGTTGAGGAAAACATAGCCATGTTTTTGTCTATCTTAGCGCATCACAAAAAGAACCGAGTGGCTGGTCATGATTATATGCGTAGTGGTCAAACTATAAGCGCTCATTTTCATGAAGTTTTGAATGCCATGTTGAAGTTATATAAGATTCTTCTTGTCAAGCCTACCGCAGTCGATGAAAATTGCACAAATGACACTTGGAAGTGGTTCAAG GGGTGTATTGGTGCGTTAGATGGAACCCATATTCAGGTTCATGTCCCTTCACGAGATAAACCAAAGTACAGGAATAGAAAGGGCACTATTACGGTCAATGTTCTTGGTGTATGTGACCGCAATATGAACTTCATTCATGCTTTCACAGGTTGGGAGAGATCTGCTGCAGATGCTCGAGTTTTGAGAGATTCTTTGACTCGAGATGATTCTTTTAAAGTTCCAAGAG AGATGTCTCACGACCCATTAGATGAAGTTGAAGAAGATGTAGGTAGCCCTGTTTGCGAAACTGAACACAGTTATATTACTACGTTGGAGTCTTCCAACGCATGGGACGATTGGAGAGACCAGTTTGCAATGGAAATGTGGAACACTTTCGGGAATTAA